A window of the Leucothrix mucor DSM 2157 genome harbors these coding sequences:
- a CDS encoding TRAP transporter large permease, whose product MILLFICLVFLCTIMLSIPLVWAILITAILPIFVFDLGYSLQAVYLNFISGVEPNHFIAIPLFIFAGELMGRGGVGQRIIEFAKEAFGFLPGGLGFVVVGASMLFGGISGSAIADSAAIGSVMVPNMAKQGYSKAFAGGLVAAAGTIGIIIPPSIPLLIYGFVGNVSVADLFLAGVVPGLIFGMLFMAVCYYVGKTTSCDPGGRRTSRKALWRAFVRSFPALLMPVIILGGIFGGFVTPTEAAAVAVVYGFFVTVVLYRDFSLRDMPKLIIDSFVTSAIVMVVIGATTVLGWLITLEQLPQILAEFINSISSSPFTFLLLVNLVLLLLGLVLDPVPAILLTAPLFIPTAMTFGVDPVHLGIIMTCNVAVGLFTPPVGATLYVASRISGVGVLTIARAMAPLYLAAIFALMLVTYIPAISMTLVEAFR is encoded by the coding sequence ATGATTTTACTGTTTATTTGTCTGGTGTTTCTGTGCACCATTATGCTGAGTATTCCGCTGGTGTGGGCGATTCTCATCACTGCAATCCTGCCTATTTTTGTGTTCGATTTAGGCTATTCGCTGCAAGCGGTTTACCTGAATTTTATAAGTGGCGTCGAGCCAAACCATTTTATCGCGATTCCCCTATTTATCTTCGCCGGTGAGCTGATGGGCCGTGGCGGCGTGGGTCAACGGATTATCGAATTTGCTAAGGAAGCTTTTGGCTTTTTACCCGGTGGATTAGGCTTTGTGGTCGTTGGCGCATCCATGTTATTTGGTGGCATCTCAGGCTCTGCCATTGCTGACTCGGCCGCGATTGGTTCGGTCATGGTGCCAAATATGGCCAAGCAAGGTTATTCCAAAGCCTTTGCCGGTGGCTTAGTCGCCGCAGCCGGCACCATTGGTATCATCATCCCGCCTTCCATTCCGTTGCTGATTTATGGCTTTGTAGGGAATGTGTCGGTTGCTGATCTGTTTTTAGCCGGTGTTGTACCAGGGCTGATTTTTGGCATGTTATTTATGGCCGTGTGTTATTACGTGGGTAAAACCACCAGCTGTGATCCCGGTGGTCGACGCACCAGCCGCAAAGCTTTATGGCGTGCCTTTGTTCGCTCATTCCCCGCATTATTAATGCCGGTGATTATTTTGGGCGGTATTTTCGGTGGCTTTGTTACGCCAACAGAAGCGGCGGCCGTTGCCGTGGTGTATGGCTTCTTTGTGACCGTGGTGCTGTACCGTGATTTCTCATTGCGCGATATGCCAAAGCTGATTATTGATTCGTTTGTCACCAGCGCCATTGTTATGGTGGTGATCGGCGCGACAACGGTACTCGGCTGGTTAATCACGTTAGAGCAGTTGCCTCAAATACTGGCCGAATTCATCAACAGCATTTCCAGCAGCCCGTTCACATTTCTACTATTAGTAAACTTGGTATTACTGTTATTAGGACTGGTATTAGATCCGGTTCCTGCCATTTTGCTAACCGCACCATTGTTTATTCCGACAGCGATGACTTTCGGCGTCGACCCTGTGCATTTAGGCATAATTATGACCTGCAACGTGGCTGTGGGATTATTCACCCCACCGGTTGGCGCTACTTTATATGTGGCCTCCAGAATATCCGGTGTCGGCGTGCTGACGATTGCCCGAGCGATGGCTCCGCTGTACTTAGCCGCCATTTTTGCACTGATGTTGGTAACGTATATTCCGGCAATCTCAATGACACTGGTTGAAGCATTTCGCTAA
- a CDS encoding TRAP transporter small permease, with translation MDYRSHYPSPLKYLSVAIDTFLVLGGTSVLLLIFSNAVLRGAAGFDLAWSLEATAFLLLWLTFLGCAAATARGANMRVLEIVQHALPKVAQYYLEIAINVVVALLLCSLIYYGYGISFHTWAQKTTVLYWPVGVLYAAMPTGMLLTLIFHTYNALLDIRRGVITDAQTTEVAQ, from the coding sequence GTGGATTACCGAAGTCATTACCCAAGCCCGCTAAAGTATCTCAGTGTGGCAATCGACACCTTTTTAGTACTCGGTGGAACCAGTGTGTTACTGCTGATCTTTTCAAATGCCGTACTGCGGGGAGCCGCCGGTTTTGATCTGGCTTGGTCGCTGGAGGCCACTGCCTTTTTGCTATTGTGGCTCACCTTTTTAGGCTGTGCGGCAGCCACAGCACGTGGTGCGAATATGCGCGTACTGGAAATCGTGCAACACGCACTCCCTAAAGTCGCTCAGTATTATCTGGAGATCGCCATCAATGTGGTGGTCGCCCTCTTGCTCTGTAGCCTGATTTACTACGGCTATGGCATCTCATTTCATACTTGGGCGCAGAAAACTACTGTGCTCTATTGGCCGGTTGGCGTGCTGTATGCCGCAATGCCGACGGGCATGTTACTCACCTTAATTTTCCACACTTATAATGCGTTGCTGGATATCCGTCGCGGTGTAATTACAGACGCCCAGACAACGGAGGTCGCGCAATGA
- a CDS encoding GntR family transcriptional regulator translates to MTAATKKTPRKKTKLSLTDKAYVELKRRILENELPPGYQIMESELAELLDISRTPAREAMMRLESEGLVEIRARHGMIVKRISVKDMMEIYAVLTALESMAAWQAAQLDHPPEVIAELRESVEQMEQALADKDLKAWANSDEKFHRLLVAMCGNSRLIQLVDRYIDQSHRVRMMTLSLRPMPLKSNEDHANVVAAIENKDADTARRIHRIHREKAGNLLVEILKKHNLTQL, encoded by the coding sequence ATGACCGCGGCAACTAAAAAAACCCCACGTAAGAAGACCAAACTGTCCTTAACCGACAAAGCTTACGTTGAACTAAAGCGCCGCATTTTGGAGAACGAGCTCCCCCCGGGCTATCAAATTATGGAAAGCGAACTGGCTGAGTTGCTGGACATTAGCCGTACCCCGGCCCGTGAAGCGATGATGCGACTGGAGTCTGAAGGACTGGTCGAAATCCGCGCTCGTCACGGCATGATTGTAAAACGCATTTCCGTAAAAGACATGATGGAAATCTACGCGGTACTCACCGCGCTGGAATCCATGGCGGCCTGGCAAGCAGCGCAGTTAGATCACCCACCCGAAGTGATCGCTGAGCTTCGCGAAAGTGTGGAACAAATGGAACAAGCCCTGGCGGATAAAGACTTAAAAGCCTGGGCCAATTCGGATGAAAAGTTTCACCGCTTGTTGGTCGCCATGTGTGGCAACTCGCGACTGATTCAACTGGTTGACCGCTACATTGATCAATCGCATCGGGTACGCATGATGACCTTATCACTGCGCCCAATGCCGCTAAAGTCTAATGAAGATCATGCCAATGTAGTGGCAGCTATCGAGAATAAAGATGCGGATACTGCACGCCGTATTCACCGTATTCATCGCGAAAAAGCCGGTAATTTACTGGTTGAAATACTGAAAAAACATAACCTTACACAATTATAG
- a CDS encoding SMP-30/gluconolactonase/LRE family protein, whose translation MIELDTISKLGTQLNRPECVLATANGRLYTADWRGGIGVIEPDGSQWYLLAKQDDLELKPNGICLMPDGSVLVTHLGAEDGGVYRITEDGQTTPFCLEVEGIPLPPTNYVHLDAQGRVWITVSTRTTPRSDAYRPNIADGFVVLVDQGKARIVADNLGYTNECVVHPDGKRLYVNETFARKLVSFDIEENGNLSNKTTVAEFGLGTYPDGLTFDTEGGIWITSIVSNRVIRIAPDGEQTMMIEDCDPEHLSWVEDAFQAHTMGRPHLDNAKSKYLKNISSLAFGGDDLRTAYLGCLLDESIYQFESPYAGHPPTHWNFAGPQRLSTEQTEANS comes from the coding sequence ATGATCGAACTCGACACAATCAGTAAACTAGGTACTCAACTTAATCGCCCCGAGTGTGTGCTGGCGACGGCGAATGGCCGCCTGTACACCGCCGATTGGCGCGGTGGCATCGGCGTTATCGAGCCGGATGGTTCGCAGTGGTATTTACTGGCCAAGCAGGATGATTTAGAGCTAAAGCCTAACGGCATTTGCCTGATGCCCGATGGCTCGGTACTCGTCACTCACTTGGGTGCGGAAGACGGTGGCGTTTACCGCATTACTGAAGATGGCCAAACCACGCCCTTTTGCCTTGAGGTCGAAGGCATTCCACTGCCGCCAACCAATTATGTGCATTTAGATGCGCAAGGTCGGGTTTGGATTACAGTAAGCACACGCACCACGCCCCGCAGCGATGCCTATCGCCCAAATATCGCGGATGGCTTTGTTGTATTAGTCGATCAGGGCAAGGCCAGAATCGTTGCTGATAACTTAGGCTATACCAATGAATGCGTGGTGCATCCGGATGGTAAGCGCTTGTATGTAAATGAGACTTTTGCCCGCAAGCTAGTAAGTTTTGATATTGAGGAAAATGGCAATCTCTCGAACAAAACCACGGTTGCTGAATTTGGGCTTGGCACGTATCCGGATGGCTTAACCTTCGATACTGAAGGCGGTATTTGGATTACCTCCATCGTGAGTAATCGCGTGATTCGCATTGCGCCCGATGGCGAGCAAACCATGATGATTGAAGACTGCGATCCTGAGCATTTAAGCTGGGTGGAAGACGCGTTTCAGGCGCACACTATGGGCCGTCCGCACTTGGATAATGCTAAAAGTAAGTACCTGAAAAACATCTCCAGTTTGGCATTTGGCGGTGACGATTTACGCACCGCGTATCTCGGCTGTTTGCTGGATGAGTCGATTTATCAATTTGAATCACCGTATGCCGGCCACCCGCCAACACATTGGAATTTTGCTGGCCCGCAGCGCCTTAGTACTGAGCAAACTGAGGCCAACTCATGA
- a CDS encoding Gfo/Idh/MocA family protein, with protein sequence MNAPIRLATVGTGYFSRFQYAAWARLPEVELVAICNRDPQSAKELAEQYDVADTFQDFELMLDTVKPDLVDIITPPVTHVAYVMACIERNIPVICQKPFTPSLADAKALVDQIEARNATVIIHENFRFQPWYTKIREVLNEGLLGELYQIRFALRPGDGQGPEAYLERQPYFQQMERFLVNETAVHLIDVFRYLFGEVESTYADLRRINPVIKGEDAGLIIFKFENGARGIFDGNRLSDHKAKNRRLTMGEMQIEGEHGCLFLNGDAELSFRRHGENDEQKIPYKWQDQDFGGDCVYRLQQHVVEHFVSGAQLMNTASDYIANIMIADAAYVSDKTSACIRPQIE encoded by the coding sequence ATGAACGCGCCGATTCGCTTAGCCACCGTTGGCACCGGCTATTTCAGTCGCTTTCAATATGCGGCCTGGGCACGCTTGCCAGAGGTTGAGTTGGTGGCAATCTGCAATCGCGACCCGCAAAGTGCCAAGGAGCTGGCCGAGCAATACGATGTCGCTGATACCTTTCAGGACTTTGAGTTGATGCTGGATACGGTGAAGCCTGATCTGGTGGATATCATTACGCCGCCCGTCACTCATGTGGCTTATGTGATGGCTTGTATTGAACGTAATATTCCAGTGATTTGCCAGAAGCCATTTACGCCCTCATTAGCTGATGCCAAAGCGCTGGTTGATCAGATTGAAGCGCGTAATGCCACGGTGATTATTCATGAGAATTTTCGCTTCCAACCGTGGTATACCAAAATACGCGAAGTATTGAACGAAGGACTGCTGGGTGAGTTGTATCAAATACGCTTTGCACTGCGCCCGGGCGATGGCCAAGGGCCGGAAGCGTACCTTGAGCGACAGCCCTACTTTCAGCAAATGGAGCGCTTCTTAGTGAATGAGACTGCAGTCCATCTTATTGATGTATTTCGATATTTATTCGGAGAAGTTGAATCCACTTATGCGGACTTGCGACGTATTAACCCCGTCATCAAAGGAGAAGATGCCGGTCTGATCATTTTCAAATTTGAAAACGGTGCGCGTGGTATTTTCGACGGTAATCGTCTGAGTGATCACAAGGCTAAAAATCGTCGGCTTACGATGGGCGAAATGCAAATCGAAGGGGAGCACGGCTGCCTGTTTTTGAATGGCGATGCCGAGCTGTCATTTCGCCGACACGGTGAAAATGATGAACAAAAAATCCCCTATAAGTGGCAAGATCAAGACTTTGGTGGCGATTGCGTTTATCGGTTACAACAGCATGTTGTTGAACATTTTGTGAGCGGCGCACAACTGATGAACACCGCAAGCGACTATATTGCTAATATAATGATCGCTGATGCAGCGTATGTGTCCGACAAAACGAGTGCCTGTATCAGACCCCAGATTGAATAA